CGCACCACGGCCAGCAGCACGAACCCCACCGCGACGACCGCGGCCGGCATCAGGGCGAGCGGGCTCACCACCCAGCCGACGACCAGCACGGCGACCGCCAGTTCGAGCAGCACGAGCCGTTGCACCCGGAACGATCCGGCCTGGGCGAGCCGCATCCTGAACTGCGGCGCCTCTCCGGCCCGCACGCCGTCGGAACCCGCCGGCCACTGCCGGGAGGGATCCTGCACCGGCGGCCGGGACCCCTGCGAACCCGCGCGCCCGCGCGGTCGTGACCGCGTACCGGAAGCCCTCACCGTATTCCCCCGTCCTGCCCCTGCCCTGCTCACCACCGGGCGGTACGGACACCGCACTTGGACCCCGGAAAGGCCCAGGTACCCTACCCGCTCCACCAGTCCCCACGGACACCATGCATAGTAGGGGGCGGGTCTGACATCGCAGGGCGGGGGCGGGTTCCCGCGGGTGCGACAACGGGGGAGAAACAGGCACTCATGGCATCACGGCGGGACGAACTCAACGCCTACACGTTCGCGAAGAGGCGTACCCTCGCCGCCTTCCTCCAACCCTCGCCGTCCGGCTCGGAGGAAGGGGCGCCCAGGCCGCTGCGCGCGGTGGTGCCGAGCCTGGTCGCAGGCGCGCTGACGCTGGCCGTCTTCGGCGCCTGGGGGATGTTCCAGCCCACCGCGCCCTCCGACTGGGACAAGCCCGGCACCCGCGTCATCGTCGGCAAGCAGTCCACGACCCGTTACGTCGTCCTCAAGACCGGGAAGACCACCCGGCTGCACCCGGTCCTCAACCTCGCCTCCGCACGCCTGCTGATGAACGGCGCCGACTACGAGGTCATCCAGGTCGGCGACAAGATCCTCGACTCGGGCAAGCTGCCGCGCGGCCCCATCCTCGGCATCCCCTACGCTCCGGACCGGCTGCCGTCGGCCGACGAGGCGGGCCGGGACAAGCGCTGGGCGGTCTGCGAACAGCCCGGCGGCAAGGGCGAGACCGTCCAGCAGGCGACGTTCGTCCTGGCGCAGCGGGACGCGGACACGATGGACGACGCACACCGTCTCTCCGGCGGCGACGTCCTCTACGTCCGCACCCGCGCCGGCGACCGTTACCTCGTCGACGCGCACGGGACGTCCTACGCCGTCACGGGGAAGGAGTCCGCCGCGTTGACGACCGCGCTCGTCGGCACCCGCGCGCCGCAACTCGTCAGCAAGGAATGGCTCGCCACCCTCCACGAGGGCGACGACATCCGGTTCCCGCAGCTGCCGGCCGGCGTCGGCACGCCCGCGCGCGTGCCGGGCGGGCTGTCGGACGCGGAGAACAGGGTCGGCATGGTCCTCAGGGCCGAGACCGGCGAGGGCACCAAGTACTACGTCGTGCTGCCCGGCGAGGTGCGCCCGGTCAGCGAGTTCACCGCCTGGCTGCTCATCTCCTCGCCCCAGACGACCGTGCTGAACATGAACGGCCAGGCGCGCACGGTGGGACTGCAGGACTTCACCGCCGCCCCCGAACCGTTCGCCGGGCAGCCCGCGAACTGGCCCCGCGAGCGGGCCCGGCAGGTCAACTCCGTCTCCGCGGCGTCCACGGACTCCGGTTCGAGTCGCGCGGGCCGCGAC
The DNA window shown above is from Streptomyces sp. NBC_00670 and carries:
- the eccB gene encoding type VII secretion protein EccB; the encoded protein is MASRRDELNAYTFAKRRTLAAFLQPSPSGSEEGAPRPLRAVVPSLVAGALTLAVFGAWGMFQPTAPSDWDKPGTRVIVGKQSTTRYVVLKTGKTTRLHPVLNLASARLLMNGADYEVIQVGDKILDSGKLPRGPILGIPYAPDRLPSADEAGRDKRWAVCEQPGGKGETVQQATFVLAQRDADTMDDAHRLSGGDVLYVRTRAGDRYLVDAHGTSYAVTGKESAALTTALVGTRAPQLVSKEWLATLHEGDDIRFPQLPAGVGTPARVPGGLSDAENRVGMVLRAETGEGTKYYVVLPGEVRPVSEFTAWLLISSPQTTVLNMNGQARTVGLQDFTAAPEPFAGQPANWPRERARQVNSVSAASTDSGSSRAGRDTVCSVLRDVGEDNTTTLSTWAGPGYPLENTADGTSTYVTPGTGLLYTQFQGTETGAGALFLITDTGLRYAVQANGDSDSRTSRIGADGKKSSDGTPEPSEAQVKLGYENVRPAKVPAAWSELLAKGPRLDTNSARQPQGS